Part of the Vicinamibacterales bacterium genome is shown below.
CCAGCAGCAGGTCGAACCGCTTGAGCGGCGTGAGGCGCGAGACCGCAAAGACGTAGTCGCCGTACCCGTCGCAGCGGTAGGACCGGGCGGGCGGCGGCGGGTGCAGCACGTCGGCGCGAATGCCGCCCCATGTGGCGAGGCGCGCCTGCACCGTCGTGGACTGCGCCAGCAGCCGGCTGACGTTCGCCGTGAGGAGGCGCCGGTCGACCGCGTGGATCGCGCGGCGCCGCACGCCCTCCTTCAGCCGGTTCTTCCACGACAACCCGCCGGAGAAGCGCTCCCACAGGTCGTAGTACTCCCGCATCGTGTGGTTCAACCAGCACGTGTGGGAGGGATGGCGCACGGCATAGGACGGGTAGCGGAGGCTCACGACGTGATCCACCGGCCCGCCGTCGGCCGCCACGCCCACGTCGGTGAGCCACGTGGCGAGGTAGGCCGCGCCCTGTCGGCCGAAGCGGTTCTGGGGCGTGACGAGCACGTCGGCCTGGTGCCCGGCCTCGCGACACGCCCGCACCAGCTCGCGCGCGATCACCATGTGCCCGCCTTCGGCGAACGGCGGGCTGGACGTGACGACGAGGACGCGCTTCCCCACCGGCGTCACTCGTACAGCGGGGTGAGCCGCACGCGGATCCCGAGGAACCGGCTGTCGCGCGTCCCATCCTCGAAGAGGGGGATGAAGCCGGTCTCGCTCCCGATCGAGATCGCGTAGACGTAGTTGGTGGGATTCTCGGGGAAGGGCTTGTACGGCAGGCCCGCCTCCATGGGCACCACGACGGTGCGCGCGTCGTGCGCGGGGATCTCCACGACCTCGGTCGCCGCGCCGGTCGCGATGGTCACCCGGTTCGCCCGCGCGCCGGTCTCGAGGGTCACTTCCAGCCGCGGCACACGGAGGGCCCGCGGCCGTTCCCCATCGGCCGTGACCTCGAGCGGTGCCGGGGCCCGCAGCATGACGTCCGCCCGGCTCTCGCCGCGCACCCAGAAGGCATCGCCTTCCCGGTCGTACACGTTGTCGTCCATGAAGTACGCCCGGATGGGCGGCACACCGCCGAGCGGCTGCCGGGACCGGGACGGCGTGACGTTCACGGGCAGATCGTTCACGAGCGACCGCTCGAGGGGCAGGACGCGAAAGAGACCGCGCTTGGTGTGTTCCGCCGGGTGGAAGGACGAGAAGAACGGGTTGCCGAGCAGGGGCGCCACGAACAGCCCACTCAGGGCGGCGGTGGCGACGCCCGCCCAGGGCCGCGTCAGCGCGGGCGTGAGGAAGAGGAACACCGGATAGACGCCCAGGAAGTAGCGGTTGCCCACCGGCCCGCCCCCACCGCTGTAGGTGAACGGCATGTAGAGCAGCAGCACCAAGGCCGCGCCGAACCCGCCGGCCAGCGTCAGCCAGCCCCACGGTGCGCGTTCCCGGCGCCGCGCCAGGAACAGGAAGAGGGCGGCCATCCCCGGCAGGAAGTAGACGGCGAACCCCGTGTTCCGCCCGGCCAGGAAGTACACGATGTTGTGCCGGAACACGTCCAGCACCGCGTCGCGGTTCACGAGCACCTCGAGCGGCACGCTGTTGGTGGCGCGCCCGATGCCCGTCGTGTCGAAGGTCCGATCCGCGCTCTGGTAGGGGAAGCCGCGCGAGTCGCCGCCGCTGTAGAACGTCTTGCGGTCGCCGCCCTGGAAGTTCAGCTCGCCCGTGACCGCCACGTTGAGGCCGAAGAGCCCGATGATGACGGCCGAATAGAGGAGCCCCACCCCGAACGCCCGCCGCCAACGGCCCCGCAGCACGAAGAGGCCGAGCACCGGGAGCATGAGCACGACGTGGATGGGCGGCTTCGAAAAGGTCGCCAGTCCGAGCCACACGGCCGCGACGAGGTCGCTGCGCTGGCCCACGAGCCAGCGCGATCGGGGGTGCCCCGACGGTGACGGCCCGGCGACTTCCTTGTAGAGCCAGAAGAAGTAGCCCAGCATCACGAGCCCGAGGTTGAAGAGATCGGGCGTGAGCCACACGAGGTAGACGGGCGCGACCGAGACGAGCACGAAGGCCAGCGCGAAGGCGAGCGCCGCCAGCGGATGACTGCGGGCGGCCAGGAACGCGTACGCGCAGAGGAAGCTCGTGATCACCACGAGCGCGTGCAGGACGAGGAAGCCGTTGGTGCCGAAGAGGCGCACGAACGGCGCGGCGAAGAGCGGGTAGAGGTACGCCTTGGCGAAGTAGAGCCGCGTGGGATCGGGATCGGGCCGCGCGTCCACGTGCAGGAAGGGCGCCCGGCCGTCGAGGCGCAGCGCCAGATCGGTGCCGCGCTTGAGGAAGATGCCTTCGGGCCCGCTCGGGAACTCGCGCCACACGCGGACGAGATCCTCGCGCCGGAACGCGAAGTCCCCGTCGTCGGCCAGGCTGTGGCCCAGTCCGTAATAGGTCGACGCATCGGAGAAGAACCCGGTGGCCGCCTTCGGATAGTCGACGCTCAGCGCCCAGGCCAGGAGCACGGCGGCGAGCATCGCCGTCGCGCCGGCCCCGAGCCGCCACGCGTCAGAGCGTTCGCTCCAGCCTGGACTCACGGACGCGCCTCGCGGCGGAGAAACGACAGATCCGCGGTGAGCGCGCTCTGGCGGCGCGTCCGCCGCGACGACTCGTGCAGGAGCTCGTACAGCCGCTCCATCTTCCTGACGAACACGGCGATGTCGTACTGCTGCCCGGTGAGCCGCGCGCCGGCCGCCAGGCGAGATGCCAGCGCCGGGTCGGCCACCAGCCGGCCGATGGCGGCGGCCAGCGCTTCGCTGTCGCGCTTGGGCGCGACGAGCGCGTCGCGGTCGTCCTGGAGGATGTCGAGCAGCCCGTCGGCGTCGGTGGCCACGATGGGCTTGCCCATCGCGAGGGCCTCGAACGCCGTGAGCGGCGTGCCCTCCCAGAGCGACGGGAACACCACGACATCCATCGCGCTGAACGCGGCGCCCACGTCGCGCGTGAAGCCCGCGAACACGAACCGGTCGCCGAGTCCGAGCGCGGCGGCCTGCGCCTTGAGGTCGGCCTCGAGCTCGCCCTCGCCCACCAGGTAGAACCGCACCTGGGGGTGCGCGGCCAGCACGGCCGGCGCCGCGCCGACCAGGAACTCGTTGCCTTTCGACGGCATCAGCCGCGTGACGCAGCCGACGGCCACGGCGCCCTCGGGCACGCCCAGCGCGCGCCGGGCGGCCGCGACCTCGGCCGCCGACCGCGGCCGGGCGAACTCGTCGAGCGGCGCGCCCAGGTAGACCACGTGCGTCCGCTCGGGTGGCATCAGGCGAGCCCGGGTCGTGAATTCCGCCGTGGACGCCGAGACCGCGATGGCGACATCGGTGTAGGGAGCCAGCGCCCGATCGGCGATCTTCTGGAACCAGGGCGTGTCGGTGTGGTTCGCGTGTTCGTGGAGGATGGCCGGAATACCCATCCAGGCCGCGCAGAGCCGCCCGAACGTCGTCGCGCCGTAGCCGTGCAGGTGGACGACGTCCGCCTGCTTGTCGCGGAGGACCTTCAGGAGATGGGTGAACGTGGCCGGGTCGAACTTGTGGCGCCCGAGGTAGGTCACGTCGATGCCGAACTGCTCGAGGGTGTCCTCCGAGAGGTCCTTCCGGCGGAGGCTGACGAGCGAGGCCTTGACCCGCGTGGGGTCGAACCGGGGCAGCATCCAGGCGAAGAGCCGCTTGACCCCGTGCATGCGGGATCCCGCCCACCCGAGGTGGTCGCACACGTGAACGACGTTCAGCATCCGATCTTCCTGCGCCCTGCCCCGGCGGTCCGGCGCCCCGTTAGATCCAGCCCTGCGCGCGATACCAGGCGATGGTCCGCCGGATGCCCGTCCGGAGGTCCACCTGCGGCGCGTAGCCGAGCTCCGTCCGCGCGCGCGAGATGTCGAACGCCCGGCTCTTCGTGTAGAAGTCTACCCGGCGCCGATACAGCGGCGGCTCGATTCTGAGCGGCACGCAGACCAGCTCGCAGGCCAGGCCCGCCAGCCACACCGGCCAGACGGGCAGGTGCACCCGCGGCGGCTGCACGCCCAACTCCTCGGCCACGAGGGCCACCAGCTCGTTCAGCGTCGTGTAGCGCTCGCCGGCCAGGATGTAGGTGCGCCCGGCGGCGGCGGGCACCTCGCCGCACAAACGAAAGCCTTCCACGAGATCGTCGATGTAGGTGAGGTGGTAGTACGCGGTGCAGGGACCGAGCATCGGGAACCGCCCGCGCGCCAGCCCCTTGAACATCTTGAGGAACCGCGTGTCGCCCGGCCCGTGGATGCCGATGGGCCGCGCCACCACCACGTCCAGGCCGCGGGACAGACCGAACTCGCGGGCGAGACGCTCCGCCTCGAGCTTCGTCTCCTGGTAGACGTCCCCGGGATTGAACGGGGCGTCCTCGTTCGCGGGCGGGTCGCTGATGTGTCCGTGGACGCCGCCGGTCGAACAATGGACCACCCGCCGGACGCCCGCCGCCCTGGCCGCGTCCAGGAGGTGGCGGGTGCCGTCGACGTTGATGGCGCGGTAGGCGGCGTCGGGCTGGCCCGCTTCCCGGTAGGTCGCGGCGATGTGGTACACGACCTCCACGCCGGCGCACGCCCTGGCCAGGGCCTCCGGACTGCCGAGATCGCCCTCGACGGCGACGACACCGGCGCCGGGCAGGGCCGAGGCCTGGAAGCGCTGGAGGCTGCGCGTCCGGACGAGGGCGCGGACGGCGTCACCCCGGCGGGCGAGCGTCTCGGCGAGGTGTCCGCCAGTGAAACCGGTCGCTCCGGTGACCAGGACCTTCACCGGGCGGCGGGCTCCTGCACCGCGGGGCCGGCCGGACCGGCGGCGCCGGCGAGACGGCGGCAGACCTCGGCCGTCCGCGCCAGATAGACCTCCCGGCTGTAGCGCTCGTCCGACAGCCGCCGGGCGGCCGCGGCCAGCGCGCGCCCGGCCTCGGGGTCGTCCAGCAGCCCGGCGATGGCGTCGGCGAACGCCGCGGCGTCCGGCGCGGTCAGCCGTGCCACCTCTGGGGACAGCACCTGGGTGTGGGTCAGGAGGTTCGTCGCCACGATGGGGGTGCCGCTCCGCAGGTACGAGTAGATCTTGAGCGGCGTGTTGGTGCCACGGATCCGGGGCGAGGCCAGGACGGCGGCCGTCGCCACGAACGCCGGGATCTCACGGGCGGGCTGCTGGCCCGTGAAGACCACGGTATGCGCGCCCAGCCGTCGGGCCGTCGCCGTCGCCGCATCCACCTGGGCCGGTTCGCCGCCCACGACCAGGACGCGCGCCGCGGGGTGCGTGGCGCCGAGCCTGGCCGCCGCGTCGAGGAGCATGTCCACCCCCTGATACGGTTCGAAGGTGCCGGTGTAGAGCACGACGGGCGCCTCGGCCGGCAGGCCCCACCGCTCGCGGATGGCCGCGGGCGTCAGGGTCGGAGGATCGGCCACGTCGCCGCCCATGACGTTCTCGATGAGGATGGCGCGGTCGCCGTGGCCCATCTCCACCACCGTGTCCTGCAGTTCCTGGCAGATCGTGATGACGACGTCGGACCGTCCCACCATCTGCCGTTCCACCACGTCGAACAGGCGCCGCAGCACGGTCGAGCCGCTGAACTTGAAGTTGCTCAGCTGCTGCGGGAGGCTCGAGTGCATGTCGTAGAGGTGCGGGATCCCGAGCCACCGGGCCAGCCACACGCCGACGAGGCCCATCTCCTCATGGGAGTGCACGGCGTCGTACCGCCCGGCCAGCGCGCGGCGGGCGATCGTGGCGAGCATCAGGACATCCAGCACGACCTTCACGCCGGACGGGCCGATCGGCACCCGGGTGACGAACGGCGGCCGGGGGCTCCTGAAGATGCGGAGATGGGGCAGGTCCACGTCCCGCCCGATGGGATAGGTGACGAGGTCCACCTCGTGGCCGAGGTCGCCGAGCGCTTTGATGCGATGGAACTCGCTGAAGGGCGTCCCCCGCGGCTCGAAGAAGGGCTCCGGGGCCAGCATGAGGACGCGCAGGCGGCGCGACGGGGCGGCGGCGGGCGGCTGAGCGGGCACCAAAGCCCTTCATCATAACCTCACTTCCCCGCTTCTTGCTGACCTGTCAATACTTATGGTATCGTCCGGCGTTTGCGCACGCGCCTGGCACGCTGCCCGGAGCGTCCGCTCGATGCATGGCGTCGCCCGTCCCCTCACGCGCCCTGAAGGTCCTGGCCAAGCTCGGCCTGAGCGTCGGCCTGATGGCCTTCGTGCTCCGTGACACCAGCCTCGGGGCGCTCTGGGCGACCTTCCAGCGCGTGCGCCCGGCATGGGTGCTGGCCGCCCTCGCCAGCCACGGCCTGATGGCCGCGGTGAGCGTGTGGCGCTGGTGGATCCTGCTGCGCGCCCAGCACGTGCGCATTCCGGCCCGAACGCTCTCCGAGTCGTTCTGGGTGGCGCTCTTCTTCAACAACTTCCTGCCGAGCAACATCGGGGGCGACGTGGTGCGCATCGCCGACACCGCCCGGCCGGCCGGATCGAAGACCCTGGCCACCATGGTGGTGTTCGTGGACCGCGTGCTCGGGCTCTTCGCGCTCCTCACGGTCGGGGCGCTCGGCGCGATGGCGGCCCGCGGGGTCGGCATCGACATCCCGGGCACGATCTGGATCGAGGTGGGCGCCGTGGCGGCGCTCTGTCTCTGCATCCTGCTGTTCTTCGCGCCGGGCGCGCTCGACATGGCCCTTGGCCCGGTCCGGGCCACCGGCCACCCCTGGATCCTCCACAAGGTCGAGACCCTGCAGGAGACGCTGGCGAAGTTCCGGGCGCAGCCCTCGGCGCTGGTCGGCGCGCTGGCGGGGGCGCTGGTCGTCCAGGTGGTGATCGTCGCCTTCTACGCGCTGACCGCTCGCAGCCTCTCGATTCCGCTGCCGCTCGTCATGGCCGGGGTGCTGGTGCCGGTGGCGATGGCCATCCAGATGGTGCCGGTGTCCATCAACGGCTTCGGCGTCCGCGAGGCGGTATTCAGCTTCTTTTTCGTCCGTTTCGGGTTCGGCGTGGACGCCGCCGTCGCCGTCTCCCTCCTGGGCACGCTGCTGGTGATGCTCTTCTCGCTCGGCGGCGGCGCCCTCTTCCTCATCCGCAAGCACTGACCGTCGCAGGCCCGCCGCGTCCGGACGGCTGGAGCTCATCCGTAGCTCCTGG
Proteins encoded:
- a CDS encoding NAD-dependent epimerase/dehydratase family protein yields the protein MKVLVTGATGFTGGHLAETLARRGDAVRALVRTRSLQRFQASALPGAGVVAVEGDLGSPEALARACAGVEVVYHIAATYREAGQPDAAYRAINVDGTRHLLDAARAAGVRRVVHCSTGGVHGHISDPPANEDAPFNPGDVYQETKLEAERLAREFGLSRGLDVVVARPIGIHGPGDTRFLKMFKGLARGRFPMLGPCTAYYHLTYIDDLVEGFRLCGEVPAAAGRTYILAGERYTTLNELVALVAEELGVQPPRVHLPVWPVWLAGLACELVCVPLRIEPPLYRRRVDFYTKSRAFDISRARTELGYAPQVDLRTGIRRTIAWYRAQGWI
- a CDS encoding glycosyltransferase translates to MHGVKRLFAWMLPRFDPTRVKASLVSLRRKDLSEDTLEQFGIDVTYLGRHKFDPATFTHLLKVLRDKQADVVHLHGYGATTFGRLCAAWMGIPAILHEHANHTDTPWFQKIADRALAPYTDVAIAVSASTAEFTTRARLMPPERTHVVYLGAPLDEFARPRSAAEVAAARRALGVPEGAVAVGCVTRLMPSKGNEFLVGAAPAVLAAHPQVRFYLVGEGELEADLKAQAAALGLGDRFVFAGFTRDVGAAFSAMDVVVFPSLWEGTPLTAFEALAMGKPIVATDADGLLDILQDDRDALVAPKRDSEALAAAIGRLVADPALASRLAAGARLTGQQYDIAVFVRKMERLYELLHESSRRTRRQSALTADLSFLRREARP
- a CDS encoding glycosyltransferase, giving the protein MPAQPPAAAPSRRLRVLMLAPEPFFEPRGTPFSEFHRIKALGDLGHEVDLVTYPIGRDVDLPHLRIFRSPRPPFVTRVPIGPSGVKVVLDVLMLATIARRALAGRYDAVHSHEEMGLVGVWLARWLGIPHLYDMHSSLPQQLSNFKFSGSTVLRRLFDVVERQMVGRSDVVITICQELQDTVVEMGHGDRAILIENVMGGDVADPPTLTPAAIRERWGLPAEAPVVLYTGTFEPYQGVDMLLDAAARLGATHPAARVLVVGGEPAQVDAATATARRLGAHTVVFTGQQPAREIPAFVATAAVLASPRIRGTNTPLKIYSYLRSGTPIVATNLLTHTQVLSPEVARLTAPDAAAFADAIAGLLDDPEAGRALAAAARRLSDERYSREVYLARTAEVCRRLAGAAGPAGPAVQEPAAR
- a CDS encoding lysylphosphatidylglycerol synthase transmembrane domain-containing protein — its product is MASPVPSRALKVLAKLGLSVGLMAFVLRDTSLGALWATFQRVRPAWVLAALASHGLMAAVSVWRWWILLRAQHVRIPARTLSESFWVALFFNNFLPSNIGGDVVRIADTARPAGSKTLATMVVFVDRVLGLFALLTVGALGAMAARGVGIDIPGTIWIEVGAVAALCLCILLFFAPGALDMALGPVRATGHPWILHKVETLQETLAKFRAQPSALVGALAGALVVQVVIVAFYALTARSLSIPLPLVMAGVLVPVAMAIQMVPVSINGFGVREAVFSFFFVRFGFGVDAAVAVSLLGTLLVMLFSLGGGALFLIRKH
- a CDS encoding glycosyltransferase family 4 protein; translated protein: MGKRVLVVTSSPPFAEGGHMVIARELVRACREAGHQADVLVTPQNRFGRQGAAYLATWLTDVGVAADGGPVDHVVSLRYPSYAVRHPSHTCWLNHTMREYYDLWERFSGGLSWKNRLKEGVRRRAIHAVDRRLLTANVSRLLAQSTTVQARLATWGGIRADVLHPPPPARSYRCDGYGDYVFAVSRLTPLKRFDLLLEALAHPAAAGVKAVIAGDGEAREALFAQRRALGLEDRVQFVGRLSEDALVAHYAACRAVAFVPHDEDYGFVTAEAFAARKAVVTCADSGGPTDLVTDGVTGRVVPPSAAAIARALAELASDPAGAERLGAAAHARIAGLTWPITVEALLQPAGRPRSAV